One stretch of Pelmatolapia mariae isolate MD_Pm_ZW linkage group LG3_W, Pm_UMD_F_2, whole genome shotgun sequence DNA includes these proteins:
- the LOC134624751 gene encoding zinc finger protein 227-like: MTSTQKDQHGARSQRSQEADKPHRRKGEKTYSCDECGKNFTQTGHLKTHRLIHSGVKPYSCDLCGKSFTLAQNLKTHQLIHSGVKPYSCDLCGKSFTQAGGLKTHQLFHSGVKPYSCDLCGKSFTQAGGLKTHQLIHSGFKPYSCDLCGKSFTQAGSLKKHQLIHSGVKPYSCDLCGKSFTQAGGLKRHQLFHSGVKPYSCDLCGKSFTKAGGLKTHQLFHSGVKPYSCDLCGKSFTEAGSLKKHQLIHSGVKPYSCDLCGKSFTQAGGLKTHQLFHSGVKAYSCDLCGKSFNLFQNLKKHQLIHSGFKAHSCDLCGKGFAQNYDLQRHLVTHSGIKAYSCDFCGKRFSDKHYRNIHLRIHTGNDVYCCDQCGKLFATGAHLQRHMFSHTEGRPYKCDLCEKTFKAPHQLNIHQQIHTRK; encoded by the exons atgacttcaacacagaag gaccaacatggagcgagaagtcagcgctctcaggaggccgacaaacctcatagaagaaagggagagaaaacctacagctgtgatgagtgtgggaagaaTTTTACCCAGACTGggcacttaaaaacacaccgacttatccacagtggagttaaaccgtatagctgtgacttgtgtggaaagtcttttaccctggctcaaaacttaaaaacacaccaactcatccacagtggagttaaaccttacagctgtgacttgtgtggaaagtcttttacccaggctggaggtttaaaaacacaccaactcttccacagtggagttaaaccttacagctgtgatttgtgtggaaagtcttttacccaggctggaggtttaaaaacacaccaactcatccacagtggatttaaaccttacagctgtgatttgtgtggaaagtcttttacccaggctggaagtttaaaaaaacatcaactcatccacagtggagttaaaccttacagctgtgatttgtgtggaaagtcttttacccaggctggaggcttaaaaagacaccaactcttccacagtggagttaaaccttacagctgtgatttgtgtggaaagtcttttaccaagGCTGGaggtttaaaaacacaccaactcttccacagtggagttaaaccttacagctgtgatttgtgtggaaagtcttttaccgaggctggaagtttaaaaaaacaccaactcatccacagtggagttaaaccttacagctgtgatttgtgtggaaagtcctttacccaggctggaggtttaaaaacacaccaactcttccacagtggagttaaagcgtacagctgtgatttgtgtggaaagtcttttaacctgtttcaaaacttaaaaaagcaccaactcattcacagtggatttaaagcacacagttgtgatttgTGTGGTAAGGGTTTTGCTCAAAATTACGACTTACAGaggcatctagttacccactctggaattaaggcgtacagctgcGACTTTTGTGGAAAACGTTTCAGCGACAAACACTACCGAAATATTCACCTACGGATTCACACTGGAAATGATGTTTattgctgtgatcagtgtgggaaacTGTTTGCAACAGGTGCACACTTACAACGACACATGTTTAGCCACACTGAGGggagaccttataaatgtgacctgtgtgaaaAGACTTTTAAAGCTCCACATCAGCTGAATAtccaccaacagatccacaccagaaagtaa